A section of the Hydrogenobacter hydrogenophilus genome encodes:
- the cysS gene encoding cysteine--tRNA ligase, whose product MSLRIYNTLSGKIEEFVPLDPPKVLIYTCGVTVYDDSHVGHGRSLIVFDVFRRYLEHLGYRVKFVRNFTDVDDKIINRAKEEGKDFMTIANRYIASYYVDMERIRVKPANVEPRVTEHIKEIIEVIKELIDKGYAYESGGDVYFSVKTFPQYGKLSKRSTEELEVGARIEPSEKKRDPLDFALWKSAKAGEPAWESPWGQGRPGWHTECVAMIFKHLGHTIDIHGGGLDLVFPHHENEMAQAEALTGKPFARYWMHNGLVTVSGQKMSKSLGNYITLKEVYKKYHPDVLRLLVLFTHYRSPLDFSWEKMEEAKRSYERIKRAIEDLEMLKSLPTEDGAFTSDLYDKAKEAEEEFFKELSNDFNTPSALSHIFGLVGELGKIKNKALLERKINKHELSAYEFAVNSMLKHMRGIFGLFEDLYPEKSVEEVVKKELEAGHVLDEKLIDLLIQVRDMARKEKVFKIADYIRDELRNIGIALEDTPTGTKWRKL is encoded by the coding sequence ATGAGCCTGAGAATATACAACACCTTGAGCGGAAAGATAGAGGAATTCGTCCCGTTGGATCCACCAAAAGTTCTCATATACACATGCGGTGTGACTGTTTACGACGACTCCCATGTAGGACACGGTAGAAGTCTAATAGTTTTTGATGTATTCAGAAGGTACTTGGAGCATCTTGGTTACAGAGTTAAGTTTGTTAGAAACTTCACTGATGTAGATGACAAGATAATAAACAGAGCCAAAGAGGAAGGTAAAGACTTTATGACTATTGCTAACAGATACATAGCCAGCTACTATGTGGATATGGAGCGTATAAGAGTAAAACCTGCTAATGTAGAACCAAGAGTTACAGAACACATAAAGGAGATCATAGAGGTTATAAAAGAGCTTATAGATAAGGGTTATGCTTACGAGTCTGGAGGTGATGTTTACTTTTCTGTAAAAACCTTTCCCCAGTACGGTAAGCTTTCCAAAAGAAGCACAGAAGAGCTGGAAGTGGGAGCAAGAATAGAACCTTCCGAAAAGAAAAGAGATCCTTTGGACTTTGCCCTCTGGAAGTCTGCAAAGGCAGGAGAACCCGCATGGGAAAGTCCCTGGGGACAGGGAAGACCCGGGTGGCACACAGAGTGCGTTGCCATGATCTTTAAGCATTTGGGACACACTATAGACATTCACGGAGGTGGTCTTGATCTTGTCTTTCCGCACCATGAGAACGAAATGGCACAAGCAGAAGCTCTAACCGGAAAGCCCTTTGCCAGATACTGGATGCACAACGGACTTGTCACCGTGAGTGGACAGAAGATGTCCAAATCCCTTGGCAACTACATAACCCTTAAGGAAGTATATAAAAAGTATCATCCTGATGTACTCAGGCTTCTTGTCCTTTTCACCCATTACAGAAGCCCTCTTGATTTTTCATGGGAAAAGATGGAAGAAGCTAAAAGGTCTTACGAGAGGATAAAGCGTGCCATAGAGGACCTTGAAATGCTCAAGAGCCTCCCAACAGAAGATGGTGCTTTCACAAGTGACCTTTACGATAAGGCAAAGGAAGCAGAAGAAGAGTTTTTCAAAGAACTGAGTAATGACTTTAACACTCCTTCCGCACTGTCTCACATCTTTGGACTTGTAGGAGAGCTAGGAAAGATCAAAAACAAAGCACTCTTGGAAAGGAAGATAAACAAGCACGAACTTTCCGCCTACGAGTTTGCGGTGAATTCCATGCTAAAGCATATGAGAGGTATATTTGGACTTTTTGAAGATCTCTACCCAGAAAAGTCTGTTGAGGAAGTGGTTAAAAAAGAGCTCGAAGCGGGACATGTGCTGGACGAAAAACTTATAGATCTGCTCATACAGGTGAGGGACATGGCAAGGAAGGAAAAGGTTTTTAAGATAGCGGACTACATAAGGGATGAGCTTAGAAACATAGGCATAGCCTTGGAAGACACACCTACAGGAACAAAGTGGAGGAAGCTATGA
- the folK gene encoding 2-amino-4-hydroxy-6-hydroxymethyldihydropteridine diphosphokinase: MAICYISFGSNFGDRLENILKALNLLAQVGKLEAISTVYESSPWGVPDQPNFLNGVLKFSTHLTPIALLKVLKYIERCVGRVERYRWGPREIDLDILLYEQQVIMLSFLRIPHKHLLERDFVLFPLLELDENLLYPITKEPIKLLAKDVKNQLKPYACITSYFLHTAPNSQV; encoded by the coding sequence ATGGCTATCTGCTACATTTCCTTTGGTAGCAACTTTGGAGATAGGTTAGAAAACATACTTAAAGCCCTGAACTTGCTTGCACAAGTAGGCAAGTTGGAGGCTATATCCACCGTATACGAAAGCTCACCTTGGGGAGTACCAGATCAGCCTAATTTTTTAAACGGTGTTCTCAAATTCAGCACTCACCTTACCCCTATTGCTCTTTTGAAGGTACTAAAGTACATAGAAAGGTGTGTAGGTAGAGTAGAACGATACAGATGGGGCCCCAGAGAGATAGACTTAGACATATTACTGTACGAACAGCAGGTGATTATGCTTAGCTTTTTAAGAATACCCCACAAGCACTTACTTGAAAGGGACTTTGTCCTATTTCCTCTGCTTGAGCTTGATGAGAACCTTCTTTATCCTATTACCAAGGAACCCATTAAGCTTCTTGCAAAAGATGTAAAGAACCAGCTTAAGCCTTACGCCTGCATCACTTCTTACTTTTTACATACTGCTCCCAATTCTCAGGTGTGA
- a CDS encoding cysteine desulfurase family protein, producing the protein MFVKKVGQRVVYLDHIATTPVAQEVLEAMLPYFREHFGNPTSLHSFGQVAKKAINSAREKIATLINANSPEEIIFTSGGIEANNLAIKGIAEAYEKKGKHIVSTEIEHHSILHPLKTLERKGWEVTYLKPDKYGLIHPEQVREAVRADTVLVSIGHSNREIGTIQDIKSLVQAAKEKNPKVIFHTDACPTLGHYPVDVKDWGVDAASFTAHLMYGPKGVGALWTKKGVKIRPLIEGGTQERGVRAGTENVPGIVGFGAAAELTMKELEDRMKRLPHYRDKLRKALEESLDYIEFTGHPTQRLPHHLSLIIHLIEGEAMLLRLDLMGIETASGSACVSLALKQSHVLFAVGVPKEVANGSLVFSFGRDNTEEDVDYVIEEFPKVIRLLRQISPFTPENWEQYVKSKK; encoded by the coding sequence ATGTTTGTAAAAAAGGTAGGTCAAAGAGTAGTTTACTTAGATCACATAGCAACAACACCTGTTGCGCAAGAAGTACTTGAAGCGATGCTTCCTTACTTTAGGGAGCACTTTGGGAATCCCACCTCTTTGCACAGCTTTGGTCAAGTAGCAAAAAAAGCCATCAATTCTGCAAGAGAAAAAATAGCAACGCTTATAAACGCTAACTCTCCAGAGGAGATCATCTTCACTTCTGGTGGTATAGAAGCTAACAACTTAGCCATAAAGGGCATAGCGGAAGCTTACGAAAAGAAAGGAAAACACATAGTTTCCACAGAAATAGAACATCACTCCATACTGCATCCACTAAAAACCTTAGAGAGAAAAGGGTGGGAAGTCACATACCTAAAACCCGACAAATACGGTCTTATACATCCAGAGCAAGTAAGGGAAGCGGTAAGGGCTGACACTGTGCTGGTAAGCATAGGACATTCTAACAGAGAAATAGGCACTATACAGGACATAAAGAGTTTAGTGCAGGCAGCAAAGGAGAAAAATCCCAAAGTGATATTCCACACAGACGCATGTCCTACATTGGGACACTATCCTGTTGATGTGAAAGATTGGGGTGTGGATGCAGCATCTTTTACCGCTCATCTCATGTACGGACCAAAGGGTGTAGGTGCTTTATGGACCAAGAAAGGAGTCAAAATTAGGCCTCTCATAGAAGGTGGCACGCAGGAAAGAGGAGTAAGAGCTGGAACGGAGAATGTTCCTGGAATAGTGGGCTTTGGTGCTGCAGCCGAGCTTACCATGAAGGAGCTTGAAGATAGGATGAAAAGGCTTCCCCATTATAGAGATAAGCTCAGAAAGGCTCTTGAGGAAAGCCTTGATTACATAGAATTCACAGGACATCCTACTCAGAGACTACCCCATCATCTTTCACTGATAATTCACCTAATAGAAGGAGAAGCTATGCTTTTGAGGCTTGATCTGATGGGAATAGAAACCGCTTCAGGTTCCGCGTGCGTATCTCTGGCACTCAAACAATCCCATGTACTCTTTGCGGTAGGAGTACCAAAGGAAGTAGCAAACGGCTCGCTTGTGTTTAGCTTCGGAAGAGACAACACGGAAGAAGACGTAGACTATGTTATAGAGGAATTCCCAAAAGTTATAAGGCTTCTGAGACAGATATCTCCCTTCACACCTGAGAATTGGGAGCAGTATGTAAAAAGTAAGAAGTGA
- a CDS encoding Mrp/NBP35 family ATP-binding protein produces MAVKDIVDALRDMTVDNMRLSELIKDIKLIGSTLEVVYRLPKKGLEDEIKQKTYKALEHVPDVKTVNIRFAEGVPEPPPAFGQPAFTRRQVEGVKHLIAVGSGKGGVGKSTVSVNLAVALLKQGYKVGLLDADIYGPSVPTLLGVKGERVHVDERNKLIPVEKYGLKVLSIGFLLPSEDTPVIWRGPMLMKALTQFLFDVNWGELDFLVLDLPPGTGDVQLTLAQNVHMTGAVIVTTPQDVALADVKKATSMFKEVNVPILGVVENMAYFVCPDSGKKYYVFGKGRVLEFARAYDLQILGSIPMDPEVAETSDKGVPVVISHPESEVSKAFLGIAKLLSEKILRR; encoded by the coding sequence ATGGCAGTAAAAGACATAGTAGATGCGCTAAGAGATATGACTGTTGACAATATGAGACTTTCCGAGCTCATAAAGGACATTAAACTCATAGGTTCCACCCTTGAGGTCGTTTACAGACTTCCCAAAAAGGGTCTTGAAGATGAGATAAAGCAAAAGACATACAAAGCTTTAGAGCATGTACCAGATGTAAAAACTGTAAATATAAGGTTTGCAGAGGGTGTGCCTGAACCACCCCCCGCTTTTGGACAGCCTGCATTTACAAGAAGACAGGTAGAAGGTGTAAAACACCTAATAGCGGTAGGTAGTGGAAAAGGTGGCGTTGGTAAATCTACCGTATCCGTTAACTTAGCGGTAGCGCTTTTAAAACAAGGCTATAAGGTAGGACTTTTAGATGCGGATATATACGGTCCCAGCGTTCCAACCCTTTTGGGTGTAAAAGGAGAGAGGGTTCATGTGGACGAAAGAAACAAGCTTATACCTGTGGAAAAGTACGGTCTTAAGGTGCTCTCCATAGGCTTTTTACTCCCGTCAGAGGATACTCCCGTCATATGGAGAGGTCCCATGCTTATGAAGGCTCTCACCCAGTTCCTCTTTGACGTAAATTGGGGAGAGTTAGATTTTCTTGTTTTGGACCTGCCACCTGGTACAGGAGACGTACAGCTCACATTGGCTCAGAATGTGCACATGACGGGTGCGGTGATAGTGACCACACCTCAAGATGTAGCCTTAGCTGATGTAAAAAAAGCAACCTCCATGTTTAAAGAGGTGAATGTACCCATACTGGGTGTGGTAGAGAACATGGCATACTTTGTCTGTCCCGATAGCGGGAAGAAGTACTATGTATTCGGTAAAGGTAGGGTCTTGGAATTTGCAAGAGCCTACGACTTGCAGATATTGGGTTCCATACCTATGGACCCAGAGGTGGCAGAAACATCAGATAAGGGTGTTCCTGTGGTCATTTCACATCCTGAGTCTGAAGTTTCTAAAGCCTTCTTGGGAATCGCTAAGCTTTTATCAGAAAAAATTTTAAGGAGGTAA
- a CDS encoding twitching motility protein, whose translation MNYLSQILSYISGNPDITEIYLAPKAPPVDRKNGKLVRITDTLLTSEDVRDTLLALRSYASPLLGPLGNEGTFSFGIQNVGRIRVSYITQRGSYVVNIVKTPYSVPTLEDLCEDPKIPQLIDELIRINSSGIVLLLGANPIRVSTFAYSVLQHVSKNYQKIILVLERPLSFLLKHGKSLVIQREVGIDTPTFEDGLRDISYVNPDFLYVSYKEVLPAEDIFHIVRAVELSTLVMFYSPYMNEEALLKSFEKHRELVRALIRVEPSQEGKLQVYITDRLPLALENR comes from the coding sequence ATGAACTATCTGTCCCAGATACTAAGTTATATAAGTGGCAACCCAGACATAACAGAGATATATTTGGCTCCAAAGGCACCTCCTGTTGATAGGAAGAATGGAAAACTCGTAAGGATAACAGATACCTTGCTTACTTCCGAAGATGTAAGAGATACTCTTTTGGCTCTGAGAAGCTATGCGTCGCCTCTTTTGGGTCCTCTTGGAAACGAAGGCACCTTCTCCTTTGGCATACAGAATGTAGGAAGGATAAGGGTCAGTTATATAACCCAGCGAGGCAGTTATGTGGTAAACATAGTAAAGACTCCTTACTCTGTGCCTACTTTAGAAGACCTCTGCGAGGATCCCAAAATACCCCAACTCATAGACGAACTTATAAGGATAAACTCTTCTGGTATAGTGCTACTTTTGGGCGCAAACCCTATAAGGGTAAGCACTTTTGCCTATTCTGTCCTCCAACATGTATCTAAAAATTACCAGAAAATAATACTGGTTCTTGAAAGACCTTTATCTTTCCTCTTGAAACATGGTAAATCTTTAGTTATACAGAGAGAGGTAGGCATAGATACGCCTACTTTTGAGGATGGACTCAGAGACATATCCTATGTAAATCCAGACTTTCTGTATGTAAGCTACAAGGAGGTCCTTCCTGCCGAGGATATATTCCACATAGTAAGAGCGGTAGAGCTAAGCACCTTGGTGATGTTTTACTCCCCTTACATGAATGAGGAGGCGCTGCTGAAGAGTTTTGAGAAACACAGAGAGCTCGTCAGAGCATTAATAAGAGTGGAACCTTCTCAAGAAGGGAAGCTCCAAGTATACATCACAGACAGATTACCTTTGGCTTTGGAAAACCGTTAA